From one Brevinematales bacterium genomic stretch:
- a CDS encoding ammonium transporter, with amino-acid sequence MKSVDGKVRGFIAAAIALFIPAALFAQETVPPMNSGDTAWILVSAALVLLMTVPALAMFYGGLVKKKNIINTMYFSFAAAIIVSILWVAFQYSAIFNANEIIPGILGAFDKAFMNGVKTADQGMRMPWAGANVTAGVPENVFSMYQMTFAIITVALVAGAVAERMRFGAWLLFVILWTLLVYTPLAHWVWGGGFLAKMGTLDFAGGLVVHVSSGVSGLVAALMIGKRKSKEETLPGNIPFVAIGAGLLWVGWFGFNAGSAIGANGLAGNAFMVTNTAAAVGGLAWFLLDWIFTKKPTIIGAASGLVAGLASITPAAGFVTVPAAMVIGLGGSLLCYFMVAVAKKALKYDDALDAFGIHGISGIWGMTATGIFASSVVQPAFKGLLEGNAAQLGIQLLSVLIGIVLSVVGTVIVLFIVRIFTPWAVEEKVEAIGLDYAEHGEAVE; translated from the coding sequence ATGAAATCTGTCGACGGTAAGGTACGGGGATTCATTGCGGCTGCAATCGCGCTATTTATCCCCGCTGCGCTATTCGCGCAGGAGACGGTTCCCCCGATGAACAGCGGAGATACGGCGTGGATTCTCGTATCCGCCGCGCTGGTGCTGCTGATGACTGTGCCGGCGCTCGCCATGTTCTACGGCGGCCTGGTTAAGAAAAAGAACATCATCAATACGATGTATTTTTCTTTCGCGGCCGCCATTATTGTCAGTATTCTCTGGGTCGCGTTCCAGTACTCCGCGATATTTAACGCGAACGAGATTATCCCCGGGATATTGGGCGCGTTCGATAAGGCGTTTATGAACGGGGTGAAGACCGCCGATCAGGGTATGAGGATGCCGTGGGCAGGGGCGAATGTCACCGCCGGGGTACCCGAGAATGTGTTCTCGATGTACCAGATGACCTTCGCTATCATCACGGTCGCGCTGGTCGCGGGCGCTGTCGCGGAACGCATGCGCTTCGGGGCATGGCTATTATTTGTGATACTCTGGACACTGTTAGTATATACTCCGCTCGCGCACTGGGTATGGGGCGGCGGCTTCCTCGCGAAGATGGGCACGCTCGATTTCGCGGGAGGGCTGGTGGTGCATGTTTCCTCGGGCGTATCCGGTCTGGTCGCCGCGCTGATGATCGGGAAACGTAAATCGAAGGAAGAGACCCTGCCCGGAAATATCCCGTTCGTCGCGATCGGCGCGGGGCTGCTCTGGGTAGGATGGTTCGGGTTTAACGCGGGAAGCGCGATAGGCGCGAACGGGCTTGCCGGGAACGCGTTCATGGTCACTAATACCGCCGCGGCGGTCGGAGGACTTGCATGGTTCCTCCTCGACTGGATATTTACGAAAAAACCGACTATAATAGGTGCGGCGTCGGGACTAGTCGCGGGACTCGCGTCGATAACCCCGGCCGCGGGGTTTGTCACAGTCCCCGCCGCGATGGTGATAGGACTGGGCGGGAGTTTGCTGTGTTACTTCATGGTGGCGGTCGCAAAGAAGGCGCTGAAGTACGACGACGCTCTCGACGCGTTCGGTATCCACGGGATCAGCGGGATATGGGGCATGACCGCGACGGGTATTTTCGCGAGTTCCGTTGTCCAGCCCGCGTTCAAGGGGCTTCTCGAGGGGAATGCCGCGCAGTTGGGTATCCAGCTATTATCGGTTCTGATCGGGATTGTTCTCTCGGTGGTCGGTACGGTGATCGTTTTATTTATCGTTCGTATCTTTACGCCGTGGGCTGTGGAGGAGAAGGTTGAAGCGATTGGTCTCGACTATGCCGAGCATGGCGAAGCGGTGGAATAA
- a CDS encoding P-II family nitrogen regulator — protein MKKIEAIIRPEKLEAVVDKLQDLGYPGLNITNIQGHGRQKGMKEIFRGREYDIKFIQKVKIELVVPDDKVEMIVDAIIDIAKTGAIGDGKIFLSDIADAIRVRTKERGDTAL, from the coding sequence ATGAAAAAAATTGAGGCGATTATCAGGCCCGAGAAGCTCGAGGCGGTGGTGGATAAACTTCAGGATTTGGGCTATCCCGGCCTGAATATTACGAATATCCAGGGCCACGGCCGCCAGAAGGGCATGAAGGAAATCTTCCGCGGGCGGGAGTACGATATAAAGTTCATCCAGAAGGTCAAGATCGAATTAGTGGTTCCCGACGATAAAGTCGAGATGATCGTCGACGCGATCATCGATATCGCGAAGACCGGGGCGATCGGCGACGGGAAAATATTCCTGTCCGATATTGCCGACGCGATCCGTGTTAGGACAAAGGAACGCGGCGATACGGCGTTATAG